One Tachysurus vachellii isolate PV-2020 chromosome 14, HZAU_Pvac_v1, whole genome shotgun sequence genomic window, GTCTAGAATCATAAAGAAGTAAGCTTTCTTATTTGTTTCAGCTTATTGTCTAAACGAACAAAGTTTAGTcctaaatgagattaaatgtcaTTTCCAGTGTGAATATAATTTCTCTTTGCTAACATTTAGACACCACCCAGTTTTACTCTGAATGACATCTGAGTCACAGGAAAGAGGAAAGATTTCATCTCTGTCTTTACAGAGAAGTGAGTGGGAAAACTGACTCACAAAATGTTTGGTCAGAgtggaaatatatttatacacacatacacatgtatattatatattatatgtctatcatatacatatacagtatatctcctTTCTTGGTGGATACAAAATGTCCGCCAGTATTAACCTTGTAGAGTAAATCTCCAATTGTTCTCATgaggatttatttgtttggttggttaatttgacacaaactgcagcttttatttataatctaaaaggttttcttttttttaagcttattGAACATGTTCATTATGTATTATTCTCTTCACAGAGGAGAATGCAGAGAGGATTATGTTAGATCCCACGTCTAGAGAAAATCCCAAATTTAAAGAGCTACAGAAGGTgtgtttcttgttctttttgctTGTTTCTTTTGCCAACAAACTTTTGACTCCTAATGTATTGATCTCCTCATCAATAAACAAGTGCCAGACTctgtatttataataacactctccagtgtcacccaaatgaggatgaggttcccttctgagtctggttcctctcaaggtttcttcctctttaatttaagggagttttcctCTCCACAGTCACATCAGTCACCTCAGgattgctcattggggataaatacaaatactttaaatttaaatatatgtctaatattaatcttaaatattaattaataattttgttttatattaatctttgtataaataactttttgtactatgtttcttatgttctgtaaagctgctttgagaaaatgttcactgttaaaagcgctatacaaataaatttgaattgaattgaattgaaaacacTGACAGCAGTAGACTTTAAGAGTAAAGCGTGTTGTGTAGTAAAAGCATTTCAGGACTCATTTCATGTATAGCTCATTCTGGTAAACTGAGTAGAGAGACAAGAAGAAGCCCAGTTATGGTGAAGCTGATCAGTGTTGCCTGAATAACAATGGTTACTCTTGCAATAAACCCAGGTTCTGATCGACTGGATCAATAATGAGCTGGAGGAAGAAAGGATCATTGTTAAAGATCTAGAAGAGGATCTCTATGATGGACAGGTGCTGCAAAAGCTGTTTGGTAAGAAAACATATtgaaaaaagtaagaaagagcAAATCTTTTaatcaatatacagtatatgctgatTTACACTAGGCAcaactaactctctctctctctctctctcactctctctctctctctctctctctctctctctctctctctctctctctctctctctctctctctctctgtgtgtgtgtgtgtatatctccAACAGAGAAGCTGTCAGGATGTAAGCTGAATGTAGCAGAAGTGACCCAATCAGAGATCGGTCAGAAACAGAAGCTACAAACTGTACTGGAATCAGTGAATGATTTGCTCCGACCTCAAGGCTGGACGATAGATTGGGGAGTTGATTGTGAGTACAACactgtgaggagtgtgtgtttatttatacttacaaggctaaatgtttaaaatttctTTCAGCAATCCACTCGAAGAACCTGGTGGCCATCGTTTACTTGCTGGTGACTCTGGCTATGCACTTTATGGCCCCAATCAGACTTCCTGAGCATGTCTCTGTAAAAGTGGTGGTAGTCAAGGTGTGTAACTTGTCTATAAGAGAGACATGCTCATTCCATTAACATCATATGACATAAATAGTAAATATCTCAATCTCTTTATCTTCTATAGAAAAAGGAGGGCATCTTACACACATCACGTATAACAAAAGAACTCACAACTACTACAGAGTAAGTAAAGTGTTTTAGTCCCTTAGTGACATCTAGTGGTCAGATGAAGGTTTTGTAACCATTGTATTACTCCTTTTCTTTTGCAGGATGATGATGGGAAGATTCGGTGAGTAGGCAATATGTGGGTAAAAATGAGACATTTATCTGACAAGAGCTCCATATCTGACAAGTACACTGCattgccaaaagtttgtggaccaTCACACCATTATGTTTGCTTGTTGAATATCTTATTCCAGATTTCACCCCCTCCCCTACTCTTCTGGGAAGAATTTCGACTCCGATCATGTCTATGGGGATTTCTCATTCAGTCCccagagcattagtgagatcagacactgacgGGTGAGGAGGACTGGTGTGCAGTGTTCCAGTCCATCCCCAGTTCAGTAGGGTTGAAATCGGAGCTCTCTCACGTTCTTCCACTTAAACTTTTACACACTTCAGGTCCTCATGAAGCTGGAACAGTGTTTGGACttcttagttccagtaaagggaaattTTAATGCTACAGTTCACAAACATCTCCTGTGAAGGGCAGAACCACATATcggtgtgatagtcaggtgtccacaaacttttggccatattgtCCATGTAAATCAGTTGCACAAGTTTATGTAATATAtcttacatttataataaacatatgcTGTTTTGTGGTTACAGAGAGGGATGCGTTTGACACCTTATTGGACCATGCACCTGACAAGCTCAATGTGGTCAAGACGGTAAAACACTTTGTCTCACAGTATTTAAGATCTCatcttttataatgttttaaactAGTGAAGTctctttaaagctttaaacctttaaccctttaaacctttaatctttaaaagctttaaaaccACCAATTACTATTAGTAGTTCTTTCTATTGTATTAATTgtttgattgactgattgattgattgcctgactgactgaatgattgattgattgattgattgttaaTCATCTTTCTCAGTCCCTGATTACCTTTGTAAATAAACATCTGAACAAACTAAATCTGGAAGTCACTGAGCTGGAGTCACAGGTGagtttctcctcttctcttctcttctcttctcttctcttctcttctcttctcttctcttctcttctcttctcttctcttctcttctcttctcttctcttctctttctgacAGTGCTTTATACATATTGAAAAGACTTACAAAGTTCCATACATATCCTGTATCTGTTAACATCTAagcattaatatataatttgtgcaactcgtgtgtgtgtgtgtgtgtgtgtgtgtgcatgttgatAGTTTGCAGATGGTGTATACCTGGTGCTGTTGATGGGCCTGTTGGAAGGTTATTTTGTACCGCTGTATAACTTTTACCTCACACCAGAGAACTTTGAGCAGAAAGTGAGTATACAGCTCCTCATTCATTCAGCTGCACTGACTGCTCTGTAACATAAACCATaacatatgtaataataatatataaaataaaaagttttttttttttgaggagtgaggaaatttaatttacagtatttgtgtgtccAGGTACATAATGTAGCATTTGCCTTCGAGTTGATGCAGGATGGAGGACTAAAGAAACCCAAAGCTCGACCAGAAGGTGCTGagtatttaataatttactaaGTTAGAACATCAGTGTATAGTATAAATCACTGTAGGAGTCACAGCCATAGCCAATGTTATAGAGAGATATGTCAGAGAAATATATATCATCTGACCTGTAGTTTGTAGTTGGTTCATTAGATGGCGACATTTACTATAAAACCATCCACAATATGCACAGAACTCCAGTATGTTTCTCTGAACCTGTaggatatttatataatttgacTAATAAACCAGTCTCAAATGTCATTAGTCGGACATTCCTGCAAATGTTTATGTCTCCTGGATTAATCTGTAATCACTAAACATTATTAGATTCACAACCACTGGTTAAAATGAACCAAAAATAAGATCAATGTGTAGATCAGTGTTATGAGGTTAACAGACTCTTAATCTCATCTGGCCCTACTGGTATTTTGGAGATTCTCTGATTATTGGTCTTATAAAGCTAAGGCTCATGGAGGTTTCTGCAAgacaaacaaagagaaacaaagaataACATGTCAGAATCACATAAAGGAACACAGTTTGTTGTTTCCTCACATGAACATATGGCCTGTGACAAGACTGGTGACAGGAAAGCAACGCATTATCAAACAGTTTTTCAGGTGCTGAATATACATTAGAATAACTTCAAGACACTTCCAATGTTCAAAAAGATGCCCCATTAGCCATACAGTTTGTCAGGTTTGGATTGTGATGAAGACTGTAGATGTGACTGATTCTTTTCTTAAAATGGTTTATGGGGCTCAGGGGAAAAAATCCACTGACTTATCCACTATTTTAGAACTGCCAGACTTTTACTCTAACACTCCCATTTgttgtgtacactgtgtgtgtgtgtgtgttgtagatgTTGTAAATCTGAACCTGAAGGCTACTCTGAGAGTCCTGTATAACCTCTTCACCAACTACAAAAGTGCTGAGTGATGGAGAAAAGAGAGTTTCACTGCGGATCAACACTTACCTTCTGACTCACTGATGCCATATGTCcactgtttgtattttatttacacatgttGCCTGTCTTTTTATGCTCTTAGGTACAGACGCTTCTGTTCTGTCAGAATGCACTAAATATAACTCAAACGCTACAATGCATAATTTATGAGAACTCGGCTCACTGCTCCCAACAGTGttaaattagtttaataaaCACTTGAGTTTTGGATATTCAATGATCTGTATACACTGtggattatttaaaatataatatatattataaatgtattcttacagttattaaacatttatacgtATATTGTGTtcctgtaattatttttttttattgtttgttcaggttgccatttatttatcaattataTAAGCTAATTATTATCTACAAAATTTTGAAAGATAAAAGTGTGTATTGACTTGAATACAGAATCAGGTTTGTGCTTATTAGCCTggacacacactttctccacAAGACCTTCTGTGATTGTATATAAACAGCTACACCATTCCACTTCATATAGGAAGTCTCTGACTCCAAAATCAATCCTATCCTGGGGAAAATGAATGAGGTGATGGATGTACAGCTGTTTATTTCCACATTTTTATCGTCAACGTGGGGAAATGACTAACGTGGGGAAAAGTGCAGAATATCAAGCCTAAGTCGGATTGTGATTTGTATGGGTTGAAAATAATACAGCTCTCCAAaccatacaaaacaaacaccaaacaaaaaaagagttaTAAATAATTGAAGAAGTGGCTATGGAAATCAATAAGCACATCATGAGATTGCACTCAATTACACAGCTATTAATCTTCCTTTTATTACCTTCTTAAAAGGAAGCAATGTGGGCGCCTCGTCTGCTTTAAAGGAACAAATACATTCACAACAAtcctataaaatattattaaaacaaatcgCTTATAGCACAATAAGTTAATGCACATGCTTCATAATGAGAAGTCTGTGTAGATGAaaagttataatataataatctgcTATAATCTACAGTGTGAAGAACCAGTAGCTGAATGGAGCAGGGCCATGACATTATTCCAGGGTTAAATTGCAATGTTTCTTTCATCCAAAGACattctattttaataaattgtatttCTTAGTAGCTTTGTACCACTGCATTACAATATCTCTAAAACGTATTTCAAATAAGAAAGTTGTCATTAAAATGAGGTCCATATgataaaacattcattaatttatctAAATTAATCTGTGTACTGAGTTTATCCCAATAGTACTAGGAATGAGGCTGGAATATTCCCTGGATATGatgtcaattcaattcaattcagttcagttcagttcagttcagttcagttcagttcagttcagttcagttcatatttatttttatagcgcttttaacagtggacattgtcttaaagcagctttacagagcataagaaacataattcaaaaagtttaatatacaaagattaatataatacaaaaattccagattaatattaaacatatttaaatatgtttgtttttatccccaatgaacaagcctgaggtgactgaggcttTAAAAACTCCTTAAattgaagaggaagaaaccttgagaggaaccggactcaaaagggaacctcatccacaCTTGGGTGACActtgagggtgtgattataaatatacagtccgacaattgtgtaaTGATGAGGAAGTTGTTGTTCTCAAAGACCACTTGTAGTCGGCATCTCCTCTTAAaatgtccgaatacttcatgaagcagagtccaactggagctggtacatctttagatgcctcagaatcctcacagacacagacacacacacacacgcgcacacacacacacacacacacacacacacacacacacacacacacacacacacacacacacacacacacacacaggggagaTGTAGTCAAAATATAGAGGGATCTAGAATGATttttgggaggaaaccagaaaacccTGTAAAAAGCCACATTTACTTGAGGTTAGTGTAATGTTAGAGTatttactctcactcattttctaccatttatccgaactacctcgggtcatggggagcctgtgcctatctcaggcgtcatcgggcatcaaggcaggatacaccctggacggagtgccaacccatcactgggcacacacacacactctcattcactcacacaatcacacactatttcccagagttgccaatcaacctaccatgcatgtctttggacagggggaggaaaccggagtacccggaggaaacccccgaggcacggggagaacatgcaaactccacacacacaaggggggaGGTGGGAatttgaacccccaaccctggaggtgtgaggcaaacgtgctaaccactaagccactgtgcccccccatgTTAGAGTATTTAAATACTCATATTTAATATGATGTAGTTTATTGTACGCATGATAACATATAATCATTAACTTTTCAAATATGAATggaattacaaataaaacacatcatctggttatttattaatatgtataGCATTCAAGCACGTGTTGTGATACATCAGTTTTTATCAATAATCAGTTCTACCATAGAGATGTTCTTTCTGTCTAGATCTAAAGTGTAAGCTGTGTGTAAACTGCTGGCTTCTTTTCTGTTAAGGTGAATACTGTGCTTCTAATCTCTGTTTATTTGAGAGCTAATCGGGTCTTGCCTATTTGCCAGGTAACCATGGTAACTTCCCTGCCCAAATTACTGCTTCTTCCTTTTCACTGAGTGTTTGAGTCTCAACATTGACTTAGAGAGAAGCGAGAGAAAAAAGATGTGTATAATTTTTCCAAGAAAAGGATGATATAGAAACACACTTCTCACCGAGCACAGAGATGAAATTGAACAAttgggataataataataataataataataataataataataataataataataacacaccacTGCTTAAAACTAGTAATGACTCTAACACAGCATATAACTTTCTCCagtcaaacattttaaatgcatgAACAGAATTTTCACTTGAAATGTTCAAATGTTGACTTCAGATGACTGcaataatatatactgtaacacatCTGCCTAGAGCAACACAACTGCAGTGTTGTTCAGTTTCCGCTCAGAAACCATGTAAGAGGAAGCTGTTACTTCACTGCCACTTCCTTAAATAGCCTAGTGTTTATTCAACATtcacttttgttctttcttggcATTAAATTTACTGGGGATCAAGGGTTAAACCTGAGAATCTACCGGGTGAGATTTTGATTGTCACATTGTTGATTTGCAAAGACGTGCAAAAGGGACGAGTCAGGGCAGAGAGTAAGGCCAGGGTGCGTGTGCCGCTGTTGTGCTGCTGAAGGTAGGCCTGTTTattcagatgtgtgtttagatgtGGAGTGAAGGCTTGTGTCAACTTGAGGCAAATAGGCCTGACAACCAtcaccacacacaaataaacatttcaatCTCCATCTGTTTCAGAGATGGTTTTTCTGTTAgtttgctgtgtctgtgctgatgtgtgtgtgtgtgtgtgtgtgtgtgtgtgtgtgtgtgtaagagtggaAAAGGCGAAAACTGCTGCAGACTGCAAGTGTTCCCTTCCTTCTGTGAAGCAATCAAAGATCATTTcatatatgtacatttacatttacatttacagcatttggcagacgcccttatccagagcgacgtacataagtgcttctAAAAtatctaacattggatacattaatgctgtctcactaggttacatacttaagataccatgagtttaaaacaatgttcaaagttacaatgaaaaagtgtcaaaggttttttttttataaatgcaaaagatagggaaagttactagttaaagtgtttcctgaataagtaggtcttcaaccgccgtttgaaaatagccagtgactcagctgtccagacctctaggggaagttcattccaccaccttggtgccagaaccgagaagagtcttgtagtatacttgcctcttaccctgagagatggtggaaccagttgagcagtgctggtagattggagggtgcgaggtgcagtgcgaggagtgatgagggctttgaggtaagagggagctggtccatttttggctttgtaggccagcatcagtgtgttgaatctgatgcatgcagctaccggaagccagtggagggattgcagcagcggggtggtatgcaagaactttggcaggttgaaaacaagtcgtgcagctgcatttggGATCAtgtgcagaggacgaattgccttcataggtagacctgccagcagtgcattgcagtaatccagtctagaaatgacaagagactgaacaagtacctgagaaGCCTGTGTGGAtgaaaatggccgaatccttctaatgttgtagagaaggaaccgacatgagcgagtcacattagcaacatgagaggaaaaggacagttgattgtccatggttacccaaAGGTCATATAAATAGTGTAGTATAAACTTTGGCTATTGATGAATccaaatgattttatttgtatttccttATCATGAACTTAGCATGAAGACCTAGATAGttaaagtttgtcatgacaaaTGTTAATGTCAGCTTGACAACTTTTTTGTCAGCTTATAAATAAACTGAAGTAAGAAGACTTCTGTGCTGCTGGTAGATTGATAAGGAATCTGTGTGGCATTGAAAGGAATGTAGATGGAGGTTTACGCTGACGaggtgagagggagagaaaaagagctaCAGGCCTTGTGAATGtgtggggtgtttgtgtgtttgtttgtgtgtgtgtgtgtgtgtgtgtgtgtgagagagggagagagagagagagagagagagagagagagagagagagtttagatAGTGTAAGTAAATAGGAGATTTTTGATTGATGATTGATCATCTGCTATGGGAAAACTGTAAGAttcatcaatttaaaaaaaaagtatggtGAAACTTGACAGGTTTAGGAGTTAAAATGATCTATTTGAGTGTCTATACCTAGAAAATATAATTGTAATCacaaaagtcatagcacactgAGGACAGAACAGACTGAAGGTTTGTGGTGAGTTTAGCATTTAGAAATGTTGGGTCTCTGAATAATGATAATGGTCTTAGCAAACCAACATAATGAAAAACATCTTATATTACTAAAGCCACAAATTAGCACAAAAACAGATCAAACAACTAATTCAGTCTGAGCTTGGTCATAATTTTGTTCATCCAAACCGGTGGGTGTTCacttattaattttatttatgtataattaATCAGAGAACATCAAATGGAAAAAGGTGTGGAATCTGAGCAAGGCAATGAGGGAGCTTTCCAAGGTGAGTGATTTACTGTGAAAACATTACCTTTATTAAGCTGACTAATTAATACGAGTGAATTTCGCCTAGTCCTGTGTTGGCCTTTTCATCTTCTGTGTCATTActaaataaaagatgaaaagCTTTCTTGTGAAGGGTgctgaaatgtaaaatgtgatgCCCCATTGAATTTATCTCATTATgcaggagaaagaagaaagataaTCCAGCCGTCGTCTTTAAATGATCCGAAACTGGTAAAGCTCAAAGAGGTGAGGTCCTGATTATATTATTCTACATTCCCTTTACTGTGGAGCTGTTATGTCTTTATCTGATGTGTCTAGCTGAACAACAGGTGCTGGTAGAATGGATCAACAGTACTCTGAAGCCAGAACACATTGTGATCCAGAATCTGGAGGAAGACATCTATGATGGACTTGTGATTCATCACCTACTGGGTAAGAAATTAGCTTTCATTCTCAGTGCAACAGCCATTAAACAAATTTTGGTCTGcgtaaaacattttacataataTTTGATATCAGGCAGGTTAGGAGGAGTGCATTTAGCGGCTGAGGAGATCGCATTAACCAGTACTGCCCAGATGTCCAAACTGGAGATGATTCTTCAGGCCCTCAACAAGGAGCTAGGGCTTGTTGATGAAGTTAAATGGTGTGCCAAACGTGAGTAATTATTGCTCCCATCCTTTATTAACTCTATCTGCCTAATTCAATTTATGTCACTGTCATTAAGGCATTCTATTCATCATATATGTTTAACTACTTAAGAAGTTATGCACATAAACTTCAAAACCAGTAGTGATACCATTATTCATTAACTCACACGTTTGTGTAAAGTGGACTACATGTGAGACAGAATACAACTCAGTCATTAGGTGGAGTAAATGAGGGTTAATGGTCATGAGGGTTAATGGAGCCCTCAAGAAAAGGTCTTTGGCAATCCTGGAATTCTAAATAACAATTTTCCCTTCATCACAGAAAAAGGAATGGTGAACTAGCACTGCACTATTCATCCAACGAGTCAAACCTAACTGTCTAATAAGCTTGAGTGTATAATTAAGGCTCTCTCTGTTGTTAAGTCATCCACAGTCGAGACCTGCTGGCGACTCTGCATCTGTTGGTGGCCATGGTGAAGCACTACCAGCCTGAACTGGCCCTTCCCCAAAATGTCAGTGTGGAAGTCATCATGTTTGAGGtgaattttaaattatatatttatataaggaCAGGACTAACTAATAGACTGAGACTGTGCTTGTCCTTTACAGAATATCCTTCTCAAGCTCTGAATATcctttaaatgtgttaaatttaaGACACACCTTCTTACATGACATTCATTACTACTTTTCAATATGCAGGTTAACAGAAGCGGCATCAAATCTGACAAGCAGATAGAATACATCACTTTGCAAAGGTATAATTCTAAAATATCATTTCAGTAAAGAAATATACAT contains:
- the parvb gene encoding beta-parvin isoform X1 codes for the protein MSGVSSRSAAHTGKMKKDESFLGKLGGTLSRKKKAKEVSDLQEEGKFAINAPLLPTSTDLLPEDMLLEENAERIMLDPTSRENPKFKELQKVLIDWINNELEEERIIVKDLEEDLYDGQVLQKLFEKLSGCKLNVAEVTQSEIGQKQKLQTVLESVNDLLRPQGWTIDWGVDSIHSKNLVAIVYLLVTLAMHFMAPIRLPEHVSVKVVVVKKKEGILHTSRITKELTTTTEMMMGRFERDAFDTLLDHAPDKLNVVKTSLITFVNKHLNKLNLEVTELESQFADGVYLVLLMGLLEGYFVPLYNFYLTPENFEQKVHNVAFAFELMQDGGLKKPKARPEDVVNLNLKATLRVLYNLFTNYKSAE
- the parvb gene encoding beta-parvin isoform X2 → MSDLQEEGKFAINAPLLPTSTDLLPEDMLLEENAERIMLDPTSRENPKFKELQKVLIDWINNELEEERIIVKDLEEDLYDGQVLQKLFEKLSGCKLNVAEVTQSEIGQKQKLQTVLESVNDLLRPQGWTIDWGVDSIHSKNLVAIVYLLVTLAMHFMAPIRLPEHVSVKVVVVKKKEGILHTSRITKELTTTTEMMMGRFERDAFDTLLDHAPDKLNVVKTSLITFVNKHLNKLNLEVTELESQFADGVYLVLLMGLLEGYFVPLYNFYLTPENFEQKVHNVAFAFELMQDGGLKKPKARPEDVVNLNLKATLRVLYNLFTNYKSAE
- the parvg gene encoding gamma-parvin; translation: MEKGVESEQGNEGAFQGERRKIIQPSSLNDPKLVKLKEVLVEWINSTLKPEHIVIQNLEEDIYDGLVIHHLLGRLGGVHLAAEEIALTSTAQMSKLEMILQALNKELGLVDEVKWCAKLIHSRDLLATLHLLVAMVKHYQPELALPQNVSVEVIMFEVNRSGIKSDKQIEYITLQSEDTEGSKNDPIDELLKLDTHKIATVEKALLHFINKNMTPLRLQVSDIEKQFADGVILLLLIGELEGFFIPLYEFYLSPSSHSEMLHNVTLALDLLNDKEIQVQNVDPEDIVSQDVPATLKVLYALFKKHKNK